From a region of the Actinopolymorpha singaporensis genome:
- the dnaK gene encoding molecular chaperone DnaK gives MSRSVGIDLGTTNSVVAVLEGGEPTVVTNAEGARTTPSVVAFAKNGEVLVGEVAKRQAVTNVDRTIRSVKRHMGSGWSASVDGKPFTAQQISAFVLQKLKRDAEAYLGESVTDAVITVPAYFSDAQRQATKEAGEIAGLNVQRIINEPTAAALAYGLDKGSDQTILVFDLGGGTFDVSLLEIGEGVFEVKATSGDNHLGGDDWDAKIVDWLVTQFRNKHGVDLGADKIAKQRLTEAAEKAKIELSSASETSINLPYVTLGESGPLHLDEKLTRAEFQRMTGDLLERCRRPFQQVLKDGGVEVGRIDHVILVGGSTRMPAVADLVRELTGGKEPHKGVNPDEVVAIGASLQSGVLRGEVKDVLLLDVTPLSLGIASGRLSGQGGIFTKIIERNTTIPTTKSEIFSTAADGQSSVLIEVFQGERAMAADNKSLGNFELTGIAPAPRGVPKIEVSFDIDANGIVHVSAKDLGTGREQKMTVTGGSALPKEDIDRMVRDAEQYAEEDRRRREAAELRNQADSLVYQTEKFVADNPDSVPAEVKSEVEQDVAALKKALEGEDNDALKSAFDKLSESRTKMGSAIYANAQQAQGTPAGDTGAGAGDASTGGGDDLVEGEVVDEDKPGDQK, from the coding sequence ATGTCTCGTTCGGTCGGTATCGATCTTGGTACGACGAATTCTGTGGTGGCGGTTCTTGAGGGTGGGGAGCCGACGGTTGTGACGAATGCGGAGGGTGCGCGGACGACTCCGTCGGTGGTGGCGTTTGCGAAGAATGGTGAGGTGTTGGTGGGGGAGGTGGCGAAGCGGCAGGCGGTGACGAATGTTGATCGGACGATTCGTTCGGTGAAGCGTCATATGGGGTCGGGTTGGTCGGCGTCTGTGGATGGGAAGCCGTTTACGGCGCAGCAGATTTCTGCGTTTGTGTTGCAGAAGTTGAAGCGTGATGCGGAGGCGTATCTGGGGGAGTCGGTGACGGATGCGGTGATTACCGTGCCGGCGTATTTTTCGGATGCGCAGCGTCAGGCGACGAAGGAGGCTGGTGAGATCGCTGGGTTGAATGTTCAGCGGATCATCAATGAGCCGACTGCGGCTGCGTTGGCGTATGGGTTGGACAAGGGGTCGGATCAGACGATTCTGGTGTTCGATCTGGGTGGTGGGACCTTCGATGTCTCGTTGTTGGAGATTGGTGAGGGTGTGTTCGAGGTGAAGGCGACCTCGGGTGACAATCATCTGGGTGGGGATGACTGGGATGCCAAGATCGTGGACTGGTTGGTGACTCAGTTCAGGAACAAGCATGGTGTGGATCTTGGGGCGGACAAGATTGCGAAGCAGCGGCTGACGGAGGCTGCGGAGAAGGCGAAGATCGAGTTGTCGTCGGCGTCGGAGACGTCGATCAATCTGCCGTATGTGACGTTGGGTGAGTCGGGTCCGTTGCATTTGGACGAGAAGTTGACCCGGGCTGAGTTCCAGCGGATGACGGGGGATTTGTTGGAGCGGTGTCGTCGGCCGTTCCAGCAGGTGTTGAAGGATGGCGGGGTCGAGGTGGGCAGGATCGATCACGTGATTCTTGTGGGTGGGTCGACGCGGATGCCTGCGGTGGCGGATCTGGTGCGGGAGCTTACGGGTGGTAAGGAGCCGCACAAGGGTGTGAACCCTGATGAGGTGGTGGCGATTGGTGCGTCGTTGCAGTCGGGTGTGTTGCGGGGTGAGGTGAAGGATGTCTTGTTGTTGGATGTCACTCCCCTGTCCCTCGGCATCGCGTCGGGCCGACTGTCCGGCCAGGGCGGCATCTTCACCAAGATCATCGAGCGGAACACGACGATCCCGACCACCAAGTCGGAGATCTTCTCCACCGCGGCCGACGGACAGTCGTCCGTCCTGATCGAGGTGTTCCAGGGCGAGCGGGCCATGGCGGCCGACAACAAGTCCCTCGGGAACTTCGAGCTCACCGGCATCGCGCCGGCGCCGCGCGGCGTACCCAAGATCGAGGTGTCCTTCGACATTGATGCGAACGGGATTGTGCATGTGTCTGCGAAGGATCTGGGGACGGGTCGTGAGCAGAAGATGACGGTGACGGGTGGGTCTGCCCTCCCGAAGGAGGACATCGACCGGATGGTCCGGGACGCGGAGCAGTATGCGGAGGAGGACCGTCGCCGTCGTGAGGCCGCGGAGTTGCGTAACCAGGCGGATTCGCTGGTGTATCAGACGGAGAAGTTCGTGGCGGACAACCCTGACAGTGTTCCGGCGGAGGTGAAGTCGGAGGTCGAGCAGGATGTCGCGGCGTTGAAGAAGGCGTTGGAGGGTGAGGACAACGATGCCTTGAAGTCGGCGTTCGACAAGTTGTCGGAGTCGCGGACGAAGATGGGTTCGGCGATCTATGCCAATGCCCAGCAGGCCCAGGGCACCCCGGCCGGCGACACCGGCGCGGGCGCTGGTGACGCCTCCACCGGCGGCGGGGACGACCTCGTGGAGGGCGAGGTCGTGGACGAGGACAAGCCCGGCGATCAGAAGTAA